From Panicum hallii strain FIL2 chromosome 2, PHallii_v3.1, whole genome shotgun sequence, a single genomic window includes:
- the LOC112882443 gene encoding uncharacterized protein LOC112882443, producing MLLLYPSVIGFTITERYTKYSLLIPIPNVPGAPPPPSALGGPQDEWLTASPRALWYTALSFTVVVAIHLFLVVHLTLKGPPGSPMMAGAFAWIAPVVFWLSTSTYFVMYISLARYGVAMIEWVIAGTCSGALLLVTLMLICRAVSLSKVVDQRPGAPV from the exons ATGCTGCTGCTGTACCCGAGCGTGATTGGATTCACCATCACGGAGCGCTACACCAAGTACAGCCTTCTCATTCCCATCCCAAACGTACCtggcgcccctcctcctccctccgctCTGGGTGGGCCGCAGGATGAGTGGCTCACGGCGTCCCCACGCGCCCTCTGGTACACAGCCCTCTCGTTCACGGTTGTGGTGGCGATCCATCTGTTCCTGGTCGTCCACCTCACCCTCAAAGGACCTCCAGGTTCGCCGATGATGGCGGGCGCCTTCGCTTGGATCGCCCCAGTGGTGTTCTGGCTTTCAACCAGTACCTACTTTGTCATGTACATCAGCTTAGCCCG ATACGGGGTGGCTATGATTGAATGGGTTATCGCTGGGACATGCTCAGGCGCGCTGCTCCTTGTCACTTTAATGCTTATTTGC AGGGCCGTCTCTCTCTCCAAGGTGGTCGACCAGCGACCCGGCGCCCCTGTTTGA